One segment of Pseudanabaena sp. FACHB-2040 DNA contains the following:
- a CDS encoding efflux RND transporter periplasmic adaptor subunit, with amino-acid sequence MTVRNVLQSRQEARELEALPPPQQVQVAALGRLEPQGRVVDVAAPEMGRLGEIQVKEGDLVETGQILAYMDTYEIRQAERDYAASQLEEARTQLAAERQRGTSRVQEANTRITQVDPPQQAGIAAQEAAIDSLQAQLDVAEIDLTRFQRLSESGALSRQELDRQQATVERLRADLQNARATRDRLVREREGNLSNAQAQVQSAQAENRLAEVATRVQSAEQNLALAQAQLDRTVIKAPQAGQVLDIYVEPGEAVSPAETPILALGNTTQMYVVAEVYETDIGLVRAGQPVTITSRNGAFDQVLTGTVERVGLQIFKNDILDDDPAANADARVVEVWVRVDQSEVVAGLTNLQVDVAIDIERAAIAP; translated from the coding sequence GTGACGGTACGCAATGTTCTCCAGAGCCGGCAAGAAGCTCGTGAGCTAGAGGCCCTGCCTCCGCCCCAGCAAGTTCAGGTAGCGGCATTGGGACGTTTAGAGCCCCAGGGACGAGTCGTAGATGTAGCGGCTCCTGAAATGGGGCGACTGGGCGAAATTCAAGTCAAGGAGGGAGACTTGGTAGAAACGGGCCAGATTTTGGCCTATATGGACACCTACGAAATTCGCCAGGCTGAGCGCGACTACGCCGCCAGTCAGCTAGAAGAGGCCCGCACCCAGCTAGCAGCTGAGCGTCAGCGGGGCACATCTCGCGTTCAGGAGGCAAACACCCGCATTACCCAGGTTGATCCGCCCCAGCAGGCCGGAATTGCGGCCCAGGAAGCGGCGATTGACAGCCTGCAGGCCCAGCTTGACGTGGCCGAGATTGATCTGACCCGATTCCAGCGGCTTAGCGAGAGTGGGGCCTTATCTCGGCAAGAGCTAGATCGGCAGCAGGCGACGGTCGAGCGGCTCCGGGCCGACCTGCAAAATGCCCGCGCTACCCGCGATCGGCTGGTGCGGGAACGGGAAGGCAACCTCAGCAACGCCCAAGCTCAGGTGCAGTCGGCCCAGGCCGAAAACCGGCTGGCAGAAGTGGCAACTCGGGTACAGTCGGCTGAGCAAAATCTGGCGCTGGCCCAGGCTCAGCTAGATCGCACAGTGATCAAAGCGCCCCAGGCTGGGCAGGTGCTCGATATTTATGTCGAACCTGGTGAAGCAGTCTCTCCAGCAGAAACGCCGATTCTGGCCCTGGGCAATACCACCCAAATGTATGTAGTCGCCGAGGTTTACGAGACCGATATCGGACTGGTGCGGGCAGGGCAGCCGGTCACTATCACTAGCCGTAACGGAGCCTTTGATCAGGTTTTGACCGGCACTGTGGAGCGGGTTGGGCTGCAGATTTTCAAAAACGACATTCTTGACGATGATCCGGCAGCTAATGCTGATGCCCGTGTGGTGGAGGTGTGGGTGCGGGTCGATCAAAGTGAAGTAGTGGCCGGACTGACTAACCTTCAGGTCGATGTGGCTATTGATATTGAAAGGGCAGCGATCGCACCATGA
- a CDS encoding TetR/AcrR family transcriptional regulator, whose product MTTSLTSEDSLASNKAEQILGGAMAVFLAAGYAGTSMDRVAAQAGVSKHTIYSHFNDKEGLFNALIERLVLRRFHIEFGESGCELPLDSSPEQVLHRLASILLKLREDPEYIAFFRLLIAESGRFPELAQLYYQKVIQEGNRVLSTYFRDHPGLDLDQLEARSHIFFGSLVCHILAQEVLHGKHLMPLPDDSLVDCLIKMVLSPPAAA is encoded by the coding sequence ATGACTACTTCCCTGACCAGCGAAGACTCTTTGGCCTCGAACAAAGCCGAACAAATTTTGGGCGGTGCAATGGCGGTTTTTTTAGCCGCTGGCTATGCGGGCACCAGCATGGATCGGGTCGCCGCCCAAGCCGGAGTCTCTAAACACACGATCTACAGCCATTTCAATGACAAGGAGGGACTCTTTAACGCGCTGATTGAAAGGCTGGTGCTGCGCCGCTTTCATATTGAGTTTGGTGAGTCGGGCTGCGAGCTGCCCCTAGACAGTTCTCCAGAGCAGGTGCTGCATCGCCTCGCCAGCATTTTGCTAAAGCTTCGAGAAGATCCCGAGTACATTGCCTTTTTTCGGCTGCTGATAGCCGAGTCGGGGCGCTTTCCCGAATTGGCTCAGCTCTATTATCAGAAGGTGATTCAGGAGGGCAACCGGGTACTTTCAACCTACTTCCGCGACCACCCTGGTCTCGATCTAGATCAGCTAGAGGCGCGATCGCACATTTTTTTTGGCTCTCTGGTCTGCCATATCCTGGCCCAAGAGGTGCTACACGGCAAGCACCTGATGCCTCTGCCCGATGACAGCCTAGTGGACTGCCTGATCAAGATGGTGCTGTCGCCTCCAGCAGCCGCATGA
- a CDS encoding cyclic nucleotide-binding domain-containing protein produces the protein MKRVLFILGVFEDDDVDWLITAGERLALTQGDVLIREGEPTDAIYLLLDGTLHVTVSALKEQVIAELSSGEVVGEMSFVDTQPPSATVAAEGSAVVLAIPCQVLQEKLDKDTWFASRFYKALAILLSSRLRSTVKHLEGEHWRPIAIDHEGFVGEMADVIAVGGIRFDWMLRRLRDSNSDPWIDLQGG, from the coding sequence ATGAAGCGTGTGCTGTTCATACTAGGTGTGTTTGAGGATGACGATGTCGATTGGCTAATCACAGCCGGGGAACGGCTGGCTCTCACCCAAGGGGACGTGCTAATCCGTGAAGGAGAGCCTACAGACGCAATCTATCTGCTTCTGGATGGTACTCTACACGTTACCGTCTCTGCTCTCAAGGAGCAGGTCATCGCTGAACTTTCTAGCGGTGAGGTGGTCGGCGAGATGTCTTTTGTAGATACTCAACCCCCTTCTGCTACGGTGGCCGCTGAAGGATCTGCAGTTGTCTTGGCAATTCCCTGTCAGGTGCTGCAGGAAAAGCTGGACAAAGATACCTGGTTTGCCTCGCGGTTTTACAAGGCGCTAGCTATCTTGCTCTCTAGCCGTCTGCGCAGCACGGTCAAACACCTTGAAGGTGAGCATTGGCGACCGATTGCCATTGACCATGAAGGGTTTGTTGGAGAGATGGCTGATGTGATTGCCGTAGGCGGTATTCGCTTTGACTGGATGCTGCGGCGGCTGCGCGACTCAAATTCTGATCCGTGGATTGATTTACAGGGTGGCTGA
- the devC gene encoding ABC transporter permease DevC gives MFFKRTPLALLNLIHDRRKFLTSMAGVGFAVVLMFLFTGFMNALFDSQLQLLERFNGEIVMVNRLKTNMFVPRAFARRRLYQARSFEGVEAAFPIYISDANWKNPETQRTRPVRVLAFNLADPVLLLPEVSAQLSQLQLPDTALIDLRAREEVGPKQAGVISELAKRQLRIVGTFSLGTDFASGNGNLIMSDQNFLRFFANRGPNEDERSFATTDIGLIKVVPGTDVDRLVQTLQASLPNDVLVLAKDGPNGFVERERTYWQENTTIGFVFTLLTAMGFVVGIILVYQILYTDVADHWSEYATLKAMGYNNLFLLNVVLQEAIILSVLGFIPGFLVSALIYNAAAGTTGLLFKMTTGRIIGLYVATFFMCLISGAIAVRKVQATDPAEVFGL, from the coding sequence ATGTTTTTTAAGCGAACGCCGCTGGCGCTGCTCAACTTAATCCACGACCGCCGCAAGTTTCTCACCTCAATGGCGGGTGTGGGGTTTGCGGTGGTGCTGATGTTTCTCTTTACAGGGTTTATGAATGCCCTGTTTGATAGCCAGCTGCAGCTGCTAGAGCGGTTCAATGGCGAGATTGTCATGGTCAACCGGCTTAAGACCAACATGTTTGTGCCGCGTGCCTTTGCCCGCAGGCGGCTGTACCAGGCCCGTTCCTTTGAGGGGGTAGAGGCGGCGTTTCCGATCTACATCAGCGATGCCAACTGGAAGAACCCAGAAACTCAGCGCACTCGGCCGGTGCGGGTGCTGGCCTTTAATCTGGCGGATCCGGTGCTGCTGCTGCCGGAGGTGTCGGCCCAGCTGAGCCAGCTACAGTTACCCGATACTGCCCTAATCGATCTGCGCGCCCGAGAAGAGGTGGGGCCAAAGCAGGCCGGGGTAATTTCTGAATTGGCTAAGCGGCAGCTCCGCATTGTCGGCACCTTTAGCCTGGGCACTGACTTTGCCTCTGGCAATGGCAATCTAATCATGAGTGACCAGAACTTTCTGCGGTTTTTTGCCAACCGAGGCCCCAACGAAGATGAGCGCAGCTTTGCCACGACCGACATTGGCCTAATCAAGGTGGTGCCGGGCACAGACGTAGACCGCCTGGTGCAAACGCTGCAGGCCAGCCTGCCTAATGATGTGTTGGTTTTGGCGAAGGATGGGCCAAATGGTTTTGTTGAGCGGGAGCGGACCTACTGGCAGGAAAACACCACCATTGGCTTTGTCTTTACGCTGCTGACGGCGATGGGCTTTGTCGTTGGCATTATTCTGGTCTACCAGATTCTCTATACCGATGTGGCCGATCACTGGTCAGAATATGCCACGCTCAAGGCAATGGGTTACAACAACCTGTTTCTACTGAATGTGGTGCTGCAGGAAGCCATTATTCTCTCGGTGCTGGGATTTATTCCTGGCTTTTTGGTCAGTGCGTTGATTTACAACGCAGCGGCGGGCACTACAGGTCTGCTGTTTAAAATGACGACAGGGCGGATCATCGGCCTCTATGTCGCCACGTTTTTTATGTGCCTGATTTCAGGTGCGATCGCAGTTCGTAAAGTCCAGGCAACCGACCCTGCAGAGGTATTTGGTCTATGA
- a CDS encoding tetratricopeptide repeat protein translates to MGLSIEVGEATFAEAVLQQSFQTPVLIDFFAQWCGPCQILKPILEKLAQEYDFVLAKVDIDQNPALASTYKVEGVPDVRIAMQGQVDKGFVGVLTEPQIRDFLGRLKLKSALEIGLEQMHLAEQAGNAPEAEQILTRLLTQFPDHPALILAAAQRALRQNQPDQARQFLTQLSAHDREYGSQVESLQGQIEFQQTIQAGGGESELDQTYLAACEAAVAGRFEDALAKFLTVVECDRTYRNDGARKAMITVFKILGDDDPMTSTYRKKLMQAMY, encoded by the coding sequence ATGGGTTTGTCTATTGAAGTCGGTGAAGCAACGTTTGCCGAGGCGGTGCTGCAGCAGTCTTTTCAAACTCCGGTGTTGATCGACTTTTTTGCCCAGTGGTGTGGCCCCTGCCAGATTCTCAAGCCTATTTTGGAAAAGCTGGCTCAGGAGTATGACTTTGTACTGGCTAAGGTAGACATTGATCAAAATCCAGCCCTGGCCAGCACTTATAAGGTAGAGGGTGTGCCCGATGTGCGAATAGCGATGCAGGGGCAGGTAGACAAAGGCTTTGTCGGTGTTTTAACAGAGCCGCAAATTCGAGATTTTTTAGGCCGGCTCAAGCTCAAGTCTGCACTGGAAATTGGCTTAGAGCAGATGCACCTGGCGGAACAAGCCGGTAACGCCCCAGAAGCGGAGCAGATCCTCACTCGCCTGCTGACTCAGTTTCCAGATCACCCCGCTCTAATTTTGGCAGCGGCCCAGCGCGCGCTCCGGCAAAACCAGCCCGATCAGGCCCGTCAGTTCCTAACCCAGCTTTCGGCCCACGACCGCGAGTATGGCAGCCAGGTCGAAAGCTTACAGGGTCAGATCGAGTTTCAGCAAACAATCCAGGCCGGAGGCGGAGAGTCTGAGCTAGACCAAACGTATCTGGCGGCCTGTGAAGCAGCCGTTGCCGGTAGATTCGAAGATGCCTTAGCCAAATTTCTGACTGTAGTGGAGTGCGATCGCACCTACCGCAACGACGGTGCCCGCAAAGCTATGATCACCGTTTTTAAGATCCTAGGCGACGACGATCCCATGACCAGCACGTACCGGAAGAAGCTGATGCAGGCGATGTATTGA
- a CDS encoding ATP-binding cassette domain-containing protein — translation MKPASSTAPVDAFSDEAASNSAVHIRNLNYFFGQGELRKQVLYDINLSLPKGQIVIMTGPSGSGKTTLLTLIGALRSIHEGSLQVLGQELRGLGNSKLVEVRRNIGFIFQAHNLFESLTASQNVEMAVELVGNFKSKRQQAATMLGQLGLGERINYKPASLSGGQKQRVAIARALVNEPQLILADEPTAALDKKSGRDVVTIMQHLAKNENRTILMVTHDNRILDVADRIINLVDGRLESDETLGHFRETHDPQKLDGQMFIL, via the coding sequence ATGAAACCTGCCAGCTCGACTGCTCCGGTAGATGCTTTTTCAGACGAGGCGGCCTCCAATAGCGCCGTTCACATCCGCAACCTAAACTACTTCTTTGGCCAGGGCGAGCTGAGAAAGCAGGTCCTGTATGACATCAATTTGAGCCTGCCCAAGGGCCAGATCGTGATCATGACCGGCCCGTCTGGTTCGGGCAAAACCACGCTGCTCACCCTGATTGGGGCGCTGCGCTCAATCCACGAGGGCAGCCTGCAGGTGCTCGGCCAAGAATTGCGGGGTCTGGGCAACAGCAAGCTCGTCGAGGTGCGCCGCAATATTGGCTTTATTTTCCAGGCTCATAACCTGTTTGAGTCGCTGACGGCTTCCCAGAACGTAGAGATGGCGGTAGAGCTGGTAGGCAACTTCAAGAGCAAACGGCAGCAGGCCGCTACAATGCTCGGCCAGTTGGGTCTAGGCGAGCGGATTAACTACAAGCCTGCCTCGCTCTCAGGGGGGCAGAAGCAGCGAGTTGCGATCGCACGTGCCCTAGTCAATGAGCCCCAGCTCATCTTGGCCGACGAACCGACCGCTGCCCTTGACAAAAAATCTGGCCGCGACGTGGTCACCATCATGCAGCACCTGGCCAAAAACGAAAACCGCACCATTCTCATGGTCACCCACGACAACCGCATCCTTGACGTGGCCGACCGCATTATCAACCTGGTAGACGGTCGCCTGGAGTCAGACGAAACCCTGGGCCACTTCCGGGAGACTCACGACCCCCAAAAACTCGACGGCCAAATGTTTATTCTGTAA
- the tmk gene encoding dTMP kinase yields the protein MQGKLIVFEGIEGCGKSTQLQQLDLWLKGYAPFQALQARGLVGQVGLTREPGGTPLGASLRQILLGLDPALAIADRAELLMYAADRAQHVETLIRPALARGDWVLCDRFIDSTLAYQGYGRGLDLETIAQLNQIATGGLVPDLTLWLKLPAEAGLARTRQRGMVDRLEQAGLAFHQRVQEGFEQLALAHPERITAVDAQPEPTAVSQAIQQVVGQYIAQWYGDI from the coding sequence ATGCAAGGAAAACTTATTGTTTTTGAAGGAATTGAGGGGTGTGGCAAGTCTACCCAACTGCAGCAGCTTGATCTATGGCTAAAAGGCTATGCCCCCTTTCAGGCGCTCCAAGCACGGGGCTTAGTGGGCCAGGTAGGGCTAACGCGAGAACCGGGCGGCACCCCTCTTGGAGCCTCCTTGCGACAAATTTTGCTGGGCTTAGACCCAGCTCTGGCCATTGCCGATCGAGCAGAGCTTTTGATGTACGCAGCAGATCGGGCTCAACATGTTGAGACGCTGATCCGGCCAGCTCTGGCGCGAGGGGACTGGGTGCTGTGCGATCGCTTCATTGACTCTACCCTGGCCTATCAGGGCTACGGCCGAGGGCTAGATCTAGAAACCATTGCTCAGCTCAACCAGATTGCCACCGGAGGTCTGGTGCCCGACCTGACGCTGTGGCTGAAGCTGCCTGCCGAGGCTGGCCTAGCCCGCACCCGGCAGCGGGGAATGGTCGATCGCCTAGAGCAAGCTGGTCTGGCCTTTCATCAGCGGGTGCAGGAAGGTTTTGAGCAGCTGGCCTTGGCTCACCCAGAGCGAATTACAGCGGTGGATGCTCAGCCGGAACCGACAGCAGTTAGCCAAGCGATTCAGCAGGTTGTGGGGCAGTATATAGCGCAGTGGTATGGAGACATTTAA
- a CDS encoding NAD(P)-dependent alcohol dehydrogenase yields MKAAIINRYGESYVLRYTDVELPRIKSNQMLVRVYASSVNPVDWKIRKGLLKPLTGRRFPMILGFDVAGDVIQIGNGVTRFRPGDTIYARLDQLAGGAYAEYAAVSEKVAALKPANMSYEETAAVPLAGLTALQALRDEGKLKPGQKVLINGASGGVGTYAVQLAKVLGAAEVVGVCSAKNFDLVRELGCDRTLDYTKQDFTQEDTRYDIVFDIVGNCSFADCKRVLQPRGFYITTQPYPQNFLKSLGTALLPGPTYKVILLRSNSLDLTFLKTQIEAGKIQSVIDRTYPLSETAAAHDYSEAEHATGKIVISTVA; encoded by the coding sequence ATGAAAGCTGCCATCATTAATCGCTACGGCGAATCTTATGTCTTGCGATATACCGATGTTGAGCTTCCTCGCATCAAGTCCAATCAGATGTTAGTCAGGGTTTATGCAAGCAGCGTCAATCCGGTGGACTGGAAGATCAGAAAGGGCCTGCTCAAGCCGCTGACGGGCAGGCGGTTTCCAATGATTTTGGGATTTGATGTTGCAGGTGATGTGATACAGATTGGTAACGGGGTTACTCGGTTTCGGCCCGGAGATACGATCTACGCCCGGCTCGATCAGCTAGCTGGCGGAGCCTACGCCGAATATGCCGCAGTTTCCGAAAAAGTAGCGGCGCTTAAGCCAGCGAACATGTCCTATGAAGAGACAGCAGCAGTGCCGCTAGCCGGACTAACCGCCCTTCAGGCCTTGCGGGACGAAGGCAAGCTCAAGCCGGGCCAGAAGGTGCTGATTAATGGGGCTTCTGGTGGAGTGGGCACCTACGCTGTGCAGCTCGCTAAAGTGCTGGGTGCAGCTGAAGTGGTTGGCGTATGCAGCGCTAAAAATTTCGATCTAGTTAGGGAGCTGGGATGCGATCGCACCCTCGACTACACTAAACAAGACTTTACTCAGGAAGATACCCGCTACGACATCGTTTTTGACATTGTGGGCAACTGCTCCTTTGCCGACTGCAAACGGGTGCTGCAGCCAAGAGGCTTTTACATCACCACTCAGCCCTACCCCCAAAACTTCCTCAAAAGTCTCGGGACAGCTCTGCTGCCCGGTCCTACCTACAAAGTAATTTTGCTCCGCTCCAACAGCCTCGACCTGACTTTTCTCAAAACTCAGATCGAGGCTGGCAAAATTCAGTCAGTGATTGACCGCACCTATCCACTCTCTGAGACAGCTGCTGCCCATGATTACAGTGAAGCGGAACACGCTACTGGGAAAATTGTGATCAGCACAGTGGCTTAG
- a CDS encoding RMD1 family protein: MSKLLFVDQETVQVQALFLGQRIDLKPFTNAMPMAVSPLMVEAGTHGCAVLFPYGVAVLFGLPAVEQAKFLQDIHSLIEGVFEDPETEGAVIQIAPVNMGKVENGNILLSSLDVPSLQIVAEVMAKSVVLAQYEMGAAKVFDQIEPFAVSLQNLNQTRQQGAVLLKQIGNTLMIQHKMVGRVEIIDKPELLWEFPDLDRLYLRLEDEYEIRERHSALERKLELVTRTAETALDLQQQKTGLRLELYVVILIVVEILLSLYDLVFRS; this comes from the coding sequence ATGTCCAAACTGCTCTTTGTTGACCAGGAGACCGTCCAAGTCCAGGCTCTGTTTCTAGGACAGCGCATCGACCTAAAGCCTTTTACCAATGCTATGCCGATGGCGGTTTCTCCGCTAATGGTCGAAGCTGGCACCCATGGGTGTGCCGTTTTGTTTCCCTATGGAGTCGCCGTTCTTTTTGGCCTGCCTGCCGTAGAACAAGCTAAGTTCCTTCAAGATATTCATTCACTAATTGAGGGCGTTTTTGAAGATCCTGAAACTGAGGGTGCCGTGATTCAAATTGCCCCTGTAAACATGGGTAAAGTAGAGAATGGCAACATCTTACTCTCCTCACTAGATGTTCCCAGTCTGCAAATTGTAGCTGAGGTCATGGCCAAAAGCGTGGTCTTAGCCCAGTACGAAATGGGAGCCGCCAAAGTCTTTGATCAAATTGAGCCTTTTGCAGTTAGCCTGCAAAACTTAAACCAGACCCGCCAGCAAGGAGCCGTACTGCTCAAGCAAATTGGCAATACGCTGATGATTCAACACAAGATGGTGGGACGAGTTGAGATTATTGATAAACCCGAGTTGCTCTGGGAGTTTCCTGATCTCGATCGTCTCTACCTACGATTGGAGGATGAATACGAAATTCGAGAGCGACACTCAGCCCTAGAGCGCAAGCTGGAACTCGTCACGCGCACTGCAGAAACAGCCCTAGACCTGCAGCAGCAAAAAACGGGGCTGCGTTTGGAGCTGTATGTAGTTATTTTGATTGTGGTAGAAATTTTGCTGTCTTTGTACGACCTGGTTTTTCGAAGCTAA
- a CDS encoding VOC family protein — translation MTLENPSILSHVSIGTQDFDRAVAFYDAVLSTLGCKRVMEHPGAVAYGKLYPEFWVGIPFDNQPATVGNGTHFGFIAPTKEAVHAFYEAALAAGGIGDGPPGSRSDYGEPYYGCFVRDPDGHKIEAAFWDETLAASD, via the coding sequence ATGACGCTTGAAAATCCCAGTATCCTTTCTCACGTTTCTATCGGCACCCAAGATTTTGACCGGGCGGTGGCTTTCTACGATGCCGTCTTGTCTACCCTGGGCTGTAAGCGAGTGATGGAGCACCCAGGGGCAGTGGCTTACGGCAAGCTGTATCCAGAATTTTGGGTAGGCATTCCCTTCGACAACCAGCCAGCCACGGTGGGCAATGGCACTCACTTTGGCTTCATTGCCCCTACCAAAGAGGCCGTCCATGCTTTTTATGAAGCGGCCCTAGCGGCAGGTGGAATAGGAGATGGCCCTCCTGGATCTCGCTCTGACTATGGCGAACCCTATTACGGCTGCTTTGTCCGCGACCCAGATGGACACAAAATAGAGGCTGCCTTTTGGGACGAAACGCTAGCAGCATCTGATTAA
- a CDS encoding DNA polymerase III subunit delta', giving the protein METFKDLKGQEMAVELLGRAVQQQRIAPAYLFAGPEGVGRRLAAERFAEVILTHFGKQSQSTPVLRRRIHQRNHPDLLWVEPTYLHQGRRLTAAAAAEQGLKRKSTPQIRLEQIREIGQFLSRPPLETARAVVVLEGAETMAEAPANGLLKTLEEPGAATLILLAPDTSALLPTLVSRCQLIPFRRLGQAEMAAVLCDSGHEAVLDQPDLMMLAQGSPGSAIAAYEQKQAIPADLLANLLQPPADLRDALERGRQIANLLDTEAQLWLVDYLQHCYWQQSSSISPAGLQHLEQARKYLRSYVQPRLVWEVTFMRLLEATAPS; this is encoded by the coding sequence ATGGAGACATTTAAAGATCTCAAGGGCCAAGAGATGGCGGTTGAGTTACTGGGGCGGGCAGTGCAGCAGCAGCGCATTGCCCCAGCCTATTTGTTTGCAGGGCCAGAGGGGGTGGGGCGGCGGTTAGCGGCAGAGCGCTTTGCTGAGGTGATTTTGACCCACTTTGGCAAGCAGAGCCAGTCTACTCCTGTGCTCAGGCGGCGCATTCACCAGCGCAACCACCCCGACCTGCTCTGGGTAGAGCCGACCTATCTGCACCAGGGGCGACGGTTGACGGCGGCAGCGGCGGCTGAGCAGGGTCTTAAGCGCAAAAGCACGCCCCAGATCCGGCTGGAGCAGATTCGGGAAATTGGTCAGTTCCTCAGTCGCCCACCGCTGGAGACAGCGCGGGCAGTGGTCGTGCTTGAGGGGGCAGAGACGATGGCAGAAGCGCCTGCCAACGGCCTGCTCAAAACATTAGAAGAACCGGGAGCGGCAACCCTAATTTTGCTGGCCCCCGACACCAGTGCCCTGCTCCCTACGCTGGTGTCTCGCTGTCAGCTAATTCCCTTTCGGCGACTGGGTCAAGCGGAAATGGCCGCTGTGTTGTGCGACAGCGGCCACGAGGCGGTTTTGGATCAGCCGGATCTCATGATGCTGGCGCAGGGCAGTCCGGGAAGTGCGATCGCAGCCTACGAGCAAAAGCAGGCCATCCCTGCTGACCTGCTGGCGAACCTGCTGCAGCCCCCAGCCGACCTGCGCGATGCCCTAGAGCGAGGTCGTCAGATTGCCAATTTGCTTGATACCGAGGCTCAACTCTGGCTGGTGGACTACCTGCAGCACTGCTATTGGCAGCAATCTTCTTCTATCAGTCCTGCTGGGCTGCAACACCTGGAGCAGGCCCGCAAGTACCTGCGCAGCTACGTGCAGCCCCGGCTGGTGTGGGAGGTGACCTTCATGCGGCTGCTGGAGGCGACAGCACCATCTTGA
- a CDS encoding FHA domain-containing protein: MNPNSKLSSILIVEDSKGRREIVLDGSVYSIGRDPKCDIRLSSQFVSRHHATLVQLPKDDSTFYYRIVDGNLKGKPSANGMLINGRKLQAHDLKNEDEIVFGPQARAIYYQLRRDSLATLPPDEFDITLISPNMVEEADEDSTADESNSY, encoded by the coding sequence ATGAACCCAAATTCGAAGCTCAGCAGCATTTTGATCGTTGAGGATAGTAAAGGACGGCGAGAAATTGTCCTAGACGGTTCGGTTTACTCCATTGGGCGAGACCCTAAGTGCGATATTAGGCTTTCTTCCCAGTTCGTCTCGCGGCACCACGCAACACTAGTTCAGCTGCCTAAGGACGACAGTACTTTTTATTACCGGATTGTTGACGGCAACTTGAAGGGCAAACCCAGCGCCAATGGGATGCTGATCAACGGGCGCAAGCTGCAGGCCCACGACCTCAAAAACGAGGATGAAATCGTCTTTGGCCCTCAAGCCCGAGCAATCTACTACCAGCTCCGGCGAGACAGTTTGGCGACTCTACCGCCCGATGAGTTTGACATTACCCTGATTAGTCCCAACATGGTTGAAGAGGCAGACGAAGATTCAACTGCCGACGAATCTAATAGCTACTAG
- the devC gene encoding ABC transporter permease DevC, giving the protein MKRVPLSVLNLLHDRTRLLVAIAGVAFAVLLIFMNLGFLGALLSTTTNFFEQFNGDIFLMSPQSLEISSTEPFPRTRLNQVAGIEGVQRVMPLYSDYALWKNPETGLSRAMFVYGYNLQDPVFLMPEVNTPEGIRILQQPNTVFIDRLSRPEFGPQTTGLETESDRRRVTIGGQYSLGGGFAADGTLLMSDQNFRRYFAPRPLTQVNLGVVLLEPGVNPQKMKESMRALLPADVNIFTKAEIIEHDSTYWLQATSIGFIFGLGVLVSFVVGTVIVYQILYTDIRDHLREYATLKAMGYSSWYLFKVVLQEAVLLAVMGYVPGLIVSLGLYAMTVNATDGALPMQMTLFRVGFVLTLALLMCSLSGLISVRRAMTADPAEVFA; this is encoded by the coding sequence ATGAAACGGGTTCCTCTGTCGGTTCTAAATTTGCTGCACGACCGCACCCGGCTGCTGGTTGCGATCGCAGGTGTAGCCTTTGCCGTGTTGCTGATTTTCATGAACCTGGGCTTTTTGGGGGCGCTGCTGAGCACCACCACCAATTTCTTTGAGCAGTTCAATGGCGACATCTTTTTGATGTCGCCCCAATCACTAGAAATTAGCTCCACCGAGCCCTTTCCCCGCACCCGACTAAATCAGGTGGCGGGCATTGAAGGGGTGCAGCGGGTGATGCCCCTCTACTCCGACTATGCCCTCTGGAAAAACCCTGAGACTGGCCTCAGTCGAGCCATGTTTGTCTATGGCTACAATCTCCAAGATCCGGTTTTCCTCATGCCGGAGGTCAACACGCCCGAGGGCATCCGTATTTTGCAGCAGCCCAATACGGTCTTTATTGATCGGCTGTCTCGGCCCGAGTTTGGCCCCCAGACAACTGGGCTGGAAACCGAATCTGACCGGCGACGGGTCACTATCGGCGGTCAGTATAGCTTAGGTGGCGGCTTTGCTGCCGACGGCACCCTGCTGATGAGCGATCAAAACTTTCGCCGCTACTTTGCGCCCCGCCCGCTGACCCAGGTCAATCTAGGGGTGGTTTTGCTAGAGCCTGGGGTCAACCCGCAAAAAATGAAGGAGTCTATGCGGGCCTTGCTGCCTGCCGATGTCAACATCTTTACCAAAGCTGAGATTATCGAGCACGACAGCACCTACTGGCTGCAGGCCACTTCTATCGGCTTTATCTTTGGCTTGGGCGTGCTGGTCTCTTTTGTGGTTGGCACCGTGATTGTCTACCAGATCCTCTATACCGATATCCGCGACCACCTGCGGGAATACGCCACCCTCAAAGCCATGGGCTATAGCAGCTGGTATTTGTTTAAGGTGGTGCTGCAGGAGGCGGTACTGCTAGCAGTCATGGGATACGTACCAGGCCTGATCGTTTCCCTGGGCCTTTACGCGATGACCGTCAATGCCACTGATGGTGCTTTGCCAATGCAGATGACGCTGTTTCGAGTGGGGTTTGTGCTGACGCTGGCCCTGCTGATGTGCAGCCTCTCTGGGCTGATCTCAGTGCGGCGGGCTATGACGGCTGATCCTGCCGAAGTCTTTGCGTGA